GGAGCCGAATTTCCGGCCACCCAGGCCCCATTCGTCCAGGTGATCCATCGTGGCACCGGATTTCCAGCGGGCGGCGAGGAACCCCATCACCGTGACGCCGAGGAATAGCGCGGTGAAGATGATCAATTCGACCCAGTGCAGATCGTTCATCGCTGCTCGCCTCCGGCGGCCTCGGTCTCATCGGTGGCCGCGTCGGGGCGCTGCCGGGTCCGGTTGGCCACGATCGCCGTGCAGGTGATGCCGATCGGAATGAATAAGAACTGCACCCAGTAGAAGAACGGCATCCCGATGAGCGTGGGCTCCATCCGGTTGAACAGCGGCGTGACCAGGATCAGCAGCGGCACCAACAGCAGAAGGCTCCAGGGGCTCCACCTGCGGGTCCGGCCTCGTTGCCGGGGTTGTCCTGTCATCGTTGTCTCCAGTCGCCCACGTTTCCCTTGTTCCTCGGCGGCGGCCCGCCGGATCGGTGCGCCACGAGAATGTCAGTGCTGCTCGCGGCACGACGAACGCCGAACGGGTGATCTGCGCCCGGGATGGGATTAGCGCTGTGTGACCGCCGATCGGCCGCGACGGGGATCGGCGATCGTGGCGTCGTCGCGAGTGGCCCAAGGTGGACCGGAGCCATTCGGCTGACGGTGATGGCGAACGGGCCGGGTGACGGCCGTTCACCCCGGTCGGGCGTTCTTGCTGCACCGCAGCGGATTCCCGACGCCGCACCCGAACAGTCGAGATGCCGGTTGACGAATCAGATCCCGGTTTGCCAACGGCTTGGCGCCACGCACGCGGCGGGTGTCGGGGAACTCGGTACCGTATGCAGTGGACGACAGCCCGATGGAGAGGCGGAGGCCGTGTCGCGACGATCGTCGGTGATCGGCGTATTGCTCGCAGCCCTCGCGATGGTGAGCGCCTGCACCGGATCCGACCCCGAATCGCAGGCAGATGCCCAGCGGCAACCGCCCTCCCGAATCGAACTCCCGGATGCGGCGGAGGAAACGGGTTCGACCGAGTCCCCGAACGTGGCGATCCAGCCGGCCGAGGGCCTGCCCATCGCGGGCGAATGCATGATCCTCGCCGATTTCCAGTCTATCGACTGCGCCGAGCCGCACACCCTGGAAGTGGCCTCGATCGCCGAACTACCCGCCGAACTGCCGAGGTCGCGCCCCGAGGATGCCGAGATGCTGCGGCTGACGGAGACCGCATGCGCGGAGCCGATCGCCGACTTCGTCGGCAGCGGCGACATCAACGCCACCAGGTTGCACCCCTGGACGGTGTGGCCGTCCGAGGAGGGCTGGGCCAAGGACGAGCGCTGGCTGCTCTGCGGCGTCGCGGAACTGGGCGTCGACCTGGTGCCCGTCAGCCGTACCGGTTCGGTACGCGACGCACTCGTCGGCGAGCCCTTCTACGACTTCCAGGCGTGCCTGC
This Actinoalloteichus hymeniacidonis DNA region includes the following protein-coding sequences:
- a CDS encoding DUF3311 domain-containing protein, translated to MTGQPRQRGRTRRWSPWSLLLLVPLLILVTPLFNRMEPTLIGMPFFYWVQFLFIPIGITCTAIVANRTRQRPDAATDETEAAGGEQR
- a CDS encoding septum formation family protein; translated protein: MSRRSSVIGVLLAALAMVSACTGSDPESQADAQRQPPSRIELPDAAEETGSTESPNVAIQPAEGLPIAGECMILADFQSIDCAEPHTLEVASIAELPAELPRSRPEDAEMLRLTETACAEPIADFVGSGDINATRLHPWTVWPSEEGWAKDERWLLCGVAELGVDLVPVSRTGSVRDALVGEPFYDFQACLPDSPIEATTLQYVPCAEPHRAEALPGVLPLPGGPNDPMPTVEEIDELAGPHCAAARSAYLGGSDRDDITLSWRIPEQDDWRRGSNSVVCYVSTEEPVGELLLGIGDRPLPE